One segment of Candidatus Wallbacteria bacterium DNA contains the following:
- a CDS encoding LptF/LptG family permease, which yields MKPLRSYLLRIKILDRYLLTEILPPFLFGVFLFMAIFLIDIFMELTNMVINKGVSGFDVLKFFLYSLPALAVLVFPMGLLLGVVISLGRLSSDSEIVALKASGISFFRILMPLALFSIFMSCASFLINEFVVPYTNRERANLQRQILLKKPIPQIVEGEFKLSNNERALYAEKNQRGELGGVVMLEFQKGTFPILLCADTGRFEGDRFIFDDGYWYNFNRSGDFSSQVKFETMQRPLQMDLGDYKEGSKSPREMSFGDLKSKIREYQNMGLNTDSMAYELYMKTSLPFACLVFVLLGAPLSFVPSRNSKAIGTGLSIVIIFFYYILLSVGKACYLTKALTPLVGAWLPNIIVGIAGGILVWRARR from the coding sequence ATGAAACCGCTCCGGAGTTACTTACTGCGGATTAAAATTCTTGACCGCTATCTGCTCACAGAGATCCTTCCTCCATTCTTGTTCGGCGTTTTCCTGTTTATGGCCATTTTTCTGATCGACATTTTCATGGAACTGACAAACATGGTTATCAACAAGGGTGTTTCAGGTTTCGATGTTCTGAAATTCTTCCTCTACAGCCTGCCGGCCTTGGCAGTGCTTGTTTTTCCGATGGGACTGCTGCTGGGGGTCGTGATTTCTCTCGGCCGTCTCTCCTCGGATTCAGAGATCGTAGCTTTGAAAGCTTCGGGGATCAGTTTTTTCCGGATCCTGATGCCGCTCGCCCTGTTCTCAATTTTCATGAGTTGCGCGTCCTTCCTGATCAATGAATTTGTAGTTCCTTACACAAATCGCGAACGAGCCAATCTGCAGCGCCAGATTCTTTTAAAAAAACCCATTCCGCAGATCGTGGAAGGCGAGTTCAAGCTCAGCAACAACGAGCGGGCTCTTTACGCCGAAAAAAACCAGAGAGGTGAACTTGGTGGCGTCGTGATGCTTGAATTCCAGAAGGGAACCTTTCCGATACTGCTCTGTGCCGACACTGGACGATTCGAAGGGGACAGGTTTATTTTCGACGATGGGTACTGGTACAATTTCAACAGATCAGGGGATTTCAGCAGCCAGGTGAAGTTCGAAACCATGCAGCGTCCGCTGCAGATGGACCTGGGCGATTACAAGGAGGGCTCTAAAAGCCCCAGGGAAATGTCTTTCGGTGATCTCAAATCCAAAATCAGGGAATACCAGAACATGGGTTTGAATACAGACAGTATGGCATATGAGCTGTACATGAAGACTTCGCTGCCCTTTGCCTGCCTGGTATTCGTACTGCTAGGCGCGCCTCTTTCCTTTGTCCCGAGCCGTAATTCAAAAGCGATTGGTACCGGCTTGTCGATTGTGATTATTTTCTTTTACTATATATTATTATCTGTGGGAAAGGCCTGCTACCTGACCAAGGCATTGACCCCGCTTGTAGGAGCATGGCTCCCGAATATTATCGTTGGAATCGCTGGAGGAATCCTGGTTTGGCGTGCAAGAAGATAA
- the tmk gene encoding dTMP kinase codes for MACKKIISGGLFVTFEGPEGSGKSTQISLLKKHFEEQGYLVKLTREPGGTPISEKIRQLLLDPSNTAMIPVTELLLYAASRTQHLGEVIVPHLREGYLVLCDRFHDSTTAYQGYARGLDLSLIKAVHEISLHGILPELTFILMVDVVVGIDRARQESECNGKMKGGDRLEQENLDFHRRVASGYQMIASENPDRVMLVKPGRIEETNRILLSEIEKRLKEKL; via the coding sequence TTGGCGTGCAAGAAGATAATTTCTGGCGGCTTGTTCGTAACCTTTGAGGGACCTGAGGGCAGCGGTAAAAGCACTCAGATCTCTTTGCTTAAAAAGCATTTCGAGGAACAGGGATACCTGGTGAAATTGACACGGGAACCAGGAGGCACACCAATCTCTGAAAAAATCCGGCAGCTGTTGCTCGACCCCTCAAACACAGCCATGATCCCTGTGACTGAATTGCTCCTTTATGCTGCTTCACGCACGCAGCATCTCGGCGAAGTGATAGTTCCTCATTTAAGGGAAGGATATCTGGTACTTTGCGACAGATTCCACGATTCCACAACCGCATACCAGGGTTATGCCAGAGGATTGGATCTGTCTCTGATCAAGGCGGTGCATGAAATTTCCCTGCACGGAATACTGCCTGAACTTACTTTCATCCTGATGGTGGATGTGGTAGTGGGAATCGACCGTGCCAGACAGGAAAGCGAGTGCAATGGTAAAATGAAAGGCGGAGACAGGCTGGAACAGGAAAATCTGGATTTCCACAGACGAGTAGCTTCAGGCTATCAGATGATCGCCAGCGAGAATCCGGACAGGGTGATGCTGGTAAAACCCGGCCGGATCGAGGAAACAAACCGCATCCTGCTCTCTGAGATCGAAAAAAGGCTCAAGGAAAAACTATGA
- a CDS encoding DUF327 family protein yields MRVNTDKDIREIQQRGKKSIEKQAGIFSALFDAQVDKKITERVKRLSDEVEKLSQDLLYYRNPDVLRRFKQKVREFTQELLSQYKVKTIVSKVANREGLPKVHQIVESIDQKMDEITESAMLKLKKEVLQTKISEIRGLMVDAIA; encoded by the coding sequence ATGAGGGTGAACACCGATAAAGACATCAGAGAAATCCAGCAGAGGGGGAAAAAAAGCATTGAAAAGCAGGCAGGGATTTTTTCTGCACTTTTCGATGCCCAGGTGGATAAAAAAATCACGGAACGGGTCAAGAGACTCTCAGACGAAGTTGAAAAATTGTCCCAGGATCTTTTGTATTACCGGAATCCGGATGTGCTGAGACGCTTCAAACAGAAAGTCAGGGAATTCACACAGGAATTGCTTTCCCAGTATAAGGTGAAAACCATTGTAAGCAAAGTGGCGAATCGGGAGGGATTACCCAAGGTTCATCAGATCGTGGAAAGCATTGACCAGAAAATGGACGAAATTACTGAAAGCGCCATGCTGAAATTGAAAAAAGAGGTCCTGCAGACAAAAATCTCCGAAATCAGAGGACTGATGGTGGATGCAATTGCTTGA
- the rapZ gene encoding RNase adapter RapZ, producing MQLLEHREKIFFVSGLSGAGKSQVLKFLEDIGYFCVDNLPPLVLDKFLSVIENSSLRERKIAIGIDIRSSEFFDEFRKILVYLKEKETEYSLIFMDASEEVLVKRFSETRREHPLTGSGTLLSKIHRERSMMEDFKVRADVVLDTSETSVKELWERLHQMFCEEAEDSFYLNILSFGYKFGIPISADLVFDVRFIPNPFYIPELGSLNGNDPRVLEHVLSHKVTRKFIKLVQTLILTLIPYYKKEGKNSLEIAFGCTGGQHRSVAIANYLKKLLSGRYHVKLYHRQLEEDFHEKGNDKHN from the coding sequence ATGCAATTGCTTGAGCACAGGGAAAAGATATTTTTCGTAAGCGGCCTTTCCGGAGCCGGTAAAAGCCAGGTGTTGAAATTTCTGGAAGACATCGGCTATTTCTGCGTGGATAATCTGCCACCCCTGGTATTGGATAAATTTCTCTCAGTGATCGAGAATTCCAGCTTGAGAGAGCGCAAAATCGCGATCGGTATTGACATCCGCAGCAGTGAATTTTTTGATGAATTCCGCAAGATACTGGTTTATCTCAAAGAAAAGGAAACAGAATATAGCCTGATTTTCATGGATGCCAGCGAAGAAGTCCTAGTGAAGCGTTTCAGCGAGACCAGGCGTGAGCACCCATTGACCGGCAGCGGCACCCTGCTTTCGAAGATTCATCGTGAACGCTCGATGATGGAAGATTTCAAGGTCCGCGCTGATGTGGTGCTGGATACATCTGAAACCAGCGTCAAGGAATTGTGGGAAAGACTCCATCAGATGTTCTGCGAAGAAGCTGAAGACAGCTTTTACCTGAACATCCTGAGTTTCGGCTATAAATTCGGGATCCCGATTTCTGCGGATCTGGTTTTCGATGTGCGTTTCATCCCTAATCCGTTTTACATCCCTGAACTTGGTTCCCTGAACGGGAACGATCCCAGGGTGCTGGAACACGTCTTGAGCCATAAGGTCACCCGGAAATTCATCAAGCTGGTGCAAACTCTGATCCTGACCCTGATCCCGTATTACAAAAAAGAAGGAAAGAACTCGCTGGAGATCGCCTTTGGTTGTACTGGCGGACAGCATCGTTCAGTGGCAATCGCAAATTACCTGAAAAAACTCCTGTCAGGCAGATACCATGTCAAGCTCTATCACAGACAACTTGAGGAGGACTTCCATGAAAAGGGTAACGACAAACACAATTAA
- the panB gene encoding 3-methyl-2-oxobutanoate hydroxymethyltransferase: protein MKRVTTNTIKQAKSSRKIAAVTAYDFTMSTLVSESGIDIVLVGDSLAQCFKGEETTLGVTLEEMIYHTRQVARGSSHSLVVADLPFMSYQVSVEEGLRNAGRVLKETSCQAVKLEGGNKECVELIRRCVEAGIPVMGHLGLTPQSVNVFGGYLVQGASAEEEERIFREAINIESAGAFSLVLECVPYQLARNITQNLKIPTIGIGAGPYCDGQILVINDLLGLSAWKKKPRFVKTFADLRSEIRKALELYKQEICDGSYPDLSQSYKGGSEVENDKPA, encoded by the coding sequence ATGAAAAGGGTAACGACAAACACAATTAAGCAGGCCAAGAGTTCCCGTAAAATAGCTGCAGTCACGGCTTACGATTTTACCATGTCCACTCTGGTTTCCGAATCGGGCATTGATATTGTTCTGGTGGGAGATTCACTGGCCCAGTGCTTCAAGGGCGAAGAGACTACGCTTGGAGTCACTCTGGAAGAGATGATTTATCACACCAGGCAGGTGGCGCGCGGCAGCAGCCATTCCCTTGTGGTCGCCGACCTGCCGTTCATGAGCTATCAGGTTTCAGTGGAGGAGGGTCTTCGCAACGCGGGGCGTGTCCTGAAGGAAACTTCCTGCCAGGCAGTAAAGCTGGAGGGCGGAAACAAGGAATGTGTGGAACTGATCAGGCGCTGTGTGGAAGCCGGTATACCGGTGATGGGGCATCTTGGGCTTACCCCGCAATCAGTGAATGTTTTCGGAGGATATCTGGTGCAGGGTGCAAGTGCCGAAGAGGAGGAGCGGATCTTCCGCGAGGCAATCAATATTGAATCTGCAGGTGCCTTTTCCCTGGTGCTGGAATGCGTACCCTACCAGCTCGCCAGGAACATCACCCAGAATCTGAAGATCCCTACGATCGGGATCGGCGCCGGACCATACTGTGACGGACAGATCCTTGTGATCAATGATCTGCTCGGCCTCTCGGCCTGGAAGAAGAAACCGAGATTCGTGAAGACATTCGCAGATCTAAGGTCTGAAATCAGGAAAGCCCTGGAACTTTACAAGCAGGAAATCTGTGATGGGAGTTATCCGGACCTGTCTCAAAGTTATAAAGGGGGAAGTGAAGTTGAAAACGATAAGCCGGCTTGA
- the panC gene encoding pantoate--beta-alanine ligase — MKARELKIGFVPTMGYLHEGHSSLIDKARQENGAVVVSIFVNPKQFGPQEDLSNYPRDLTRDSSLCEKHGADLIYLPSEDVMYPEGYSTYVEVEGLSGILCGASRPGHFKGVATVVLKLFNLVSPDRAYFGLKDFQQFRVIRRMALDLNLPVEVLGCPIVREKDGLAMSSRNVYLSREQRAKAGLIHQSLKEARNLIGNGETSGERVISMMGKMISGIPDSRLDYIKICHPETLESIAEIKEKVVILVACHVGRARLIDNLTVETA; from the coding sequence ATGAAAGCCAGAGAGCTGAAAATCGGATTTGTTCCTACGATGGGGTATCTGCATGAAGGCCATTCTTCACTGATCGATAAAGCCAGGCAGGAAAATGGAGCTGTTGTAGTGAGCATTTTCGTCAATCCCAAGCAATTCGGCCCGCAGGAGGATTTGAGCAATTATCCCAGGGATCTTACGAGGGATTCATCCCTCTGCGAAAAGCACGGAGCAGACCTGATTTACCTGCCTTCAGAGGATGTGATGTACCCTGAGGGATATTCGACCTACGTTGAAGTGGAGGGATTGTCCGGAATTCTCTGTGGCGCTTCCCGTCCCGGACATTTCAAAGGTGTAGCTACAGTAGTCCTGAAACTTTTTAATCTGGTGTCGCCTGACAGGGCTTATTTCGGCCTGAAGGACTTTCAGCAGTTTCGGGTAATCCGGAGGATGGCGCTGGACTTGAATCTACCGGTTGAAGTCCTGGGATGCCCGATCGTCAGGGAAAAGGACGGGCTGGCCATGAGCTCCAGGAATGTTTATCTCAGCCGGGAGCAGAGGGCTAAAGCCGGCCTTATCCATCAGTCCCTCAAAGAAGCGAGGAATTTGATCGGGAATGGGGAGACGAGCGGAGAGCGCGTTATCTCAATGATGGGAAAGATGATCTCCGGAATCCCGGACAGCAGGCTCGATTATATTAAAATCTGCCATCCGGAAACGCTCGAATCAATCGCTGAAATCAAGGAAAAAGTCGTGATCCTGGTAGCCTGCCACGTCGGCAGGGCAAGGCTGATCGATAATCTGACTGTGGAGACTGCATGA
- a CDS encoding Na/Pi cotransporter family protein, with translation MMLIWKKIFLGICFMHAMILSAAGTAAEEAVTLKIVGSPKFYCNTGTSLHTPLMVQLFNQDGSPKSGVQIDFEVINYKNDTFLSHNLVMTDVMGIATVELALTKNVPDNAQINISANCHGDESTRVYYYITAQSPYWMKFLFFSLLGGLALFLLGMEMTKLSLQKVAGRKLKTILTSVTNNRFLGVMIGTLVTAVIQSSTATTVMVVGFVSAGLIGFVQSMSITMGAEIGTTFTVQLIAFKLTDYALLVIFLGFLVKVSQKDELRAQYGTLIMGLGMIFYGIKVMADSMQPLKDYPPIIEMLKNLNDPFYALLLGTFLTALIHSGATMAILIALGSQNMITLQQAIPIAFGANIGTTITAIIASWGSNVSAVKAAYWHALHKVLGALIFYPFIPQYARLIEKITLWSGSDSVPRQIANAHTVFNVVNVFLFIGFIQYFARLMDWLVKDSSDKPKFKTYYIKENLLDTPTLALEQAYREILHMANIVERMIINIKPSILEKDYRLIQKNINKDDKVDVLEEKINPFLTTISGKELSEVESRRLTGMLFVVDNLEHIGDIISKNLMKLAQKTIDQDYKFSEDGYREIFEYYDKTLNNYRQLLLALRKEDFGIAKALSEYRPQIEPEAKKYYLSHFKRMQKGMKETVETSPIHLDMIDCLRAINFRIAEISSNLAFEIIGSKN, from the coding sequence ATGATGCTTATTTGGAAAAAAATCTTCCTGGGAATTTGTTTCATGCATGCGATGATTCTTTCCGCAGCCGGAACAGCTGCGGAAGAGGCTGTCACCCTGAAAATCGTCGGGAGTCCCAAATTTTACTGCAACACCGGAACATCGTTACATACCCCATTGATGGTCCAGCTTTTTAATCAGGACGGAAGCCCGAAGAGTGGAGTGCAGATCGATTTTGAAGTAATTAATTACAAGAATGACACCTTTCTCTCCCACAATCTTGTCATGACGGATGTGATGGGAATTGCTACCGTTGAACTTGCTCTTACAAAGAATGTACCCGATAATGCTCAGATCAACATTTCCGCCAACTGCCATGGCGATGAATCTACCCGTGTATATTATTACATCACAGCACAATCTCCCTACTGGATGAAATTCCTCTTCTTTTCCCTGCTGGGCGGGCTGGCTCTGTTCCTGCTCGGGATGGAAATGACCAAGCTCTCTCTGCAGAAAGTCGCAGGCCGGAAGCTGAAGACGATCCTGACCTCGGTTACCAACAATCGTTTCCTGGGAGTAATGATCGGGACACTGGTGACTGCCGTGATCCAGTCCAGCACAGCCACCACTGTGATGGTGGTGGGATTCGTTTCCGCAGGGTTGATCGGATTCGTGCAGTCGATGTCGATCACAATGGGAGCTGAGATCGGCACCACCTTTACAGTACAGCTGATCGCCTTCAAACTGACTGATTACGCCCTGCTGGTGATTTTCCTGGGTTTCCTGGTCAAGGTCAGCCAGAAGGACGAACTCCGTGCCCAGTACGGTACCCTGATCATGGGCCTGGGCATGATTTTTTACGGCATCAAGGTGATGGCAGATTCCATGCAGCCTCTCAAGGATTATCCACCGATCATTGAAATGCTGAAAAATTTAAATGATCCTTTCTATGCTCTTCTACTTGGTACATTTCTCACTGCACTGATCCACTCTGGAGCCACTATGGCGATCCTGATCGCACTCGGCAGTCAGAACATGATCACTCTGCAGCAGGCAATTCCGATCGCTTTCGGAGCCAATATCGGGACCACTATCACAGCTATCATTGCCAGTTGGGGTTCCAATGTCAGTGCTGTGAAAGCCGCTTACTGGCATGCCCTGCACAAGGTGCTGGGAGCGCTGATCTTTTACCCTTTCATTCCCCAGTATGCGCGTTTGATTGAAAAGATCACGCTCTGGTCTGGCTCTGATTCGGTGCCCCGCCAGATTGCCAATGCGCATACGGTTTTCAATGTAGTCAATGTTTTTCTGTTCATCGGATTCATCCAGTATTTCGCACGCCTGATGGACTGGCTGGTCAAGGACTCTTCGGACAAGCCCAAATTCAAAACCTATTACATCAAGGAAAACCTGCTGGACACTCCCACTCTTGCCCTGGAACAGGCTTACCGGGAAATTCTGCACATGGCCAATATAGTGGAGCGCATGATCATCAACATCAAGCCCTCAATCCTGGAAAAAGATTACAGACTGATCCAGAAGAATATCAACAAGGACGACAAGGTGGATGTGCTGGAAGAAAAGATCAATCCGTTCCTGACTACGATCTCAGGCAAGGAACTCTCTGAAGTCGAGTCCAGACGTCTGACAGGAATGCTGTTCGTGGTGGACAACCTGGAGCACATCGGGGACATAATCAGCAAAAATCTGATGAAGCTCGCGCAGAAAACCATTGACCAGGATTACAAATTCTCTGAAGACGGCTACCGGGAAATTTTCGAGTACTATGATAAGACTCTGAATAATTACAGGCAGCTGCTACTCGCTTTGCGCAAGGAAGACTTCGGAATCGCCAAAGCCCTGTCTGAATACAGGCCGCAGATCGAGCCTGAAGCCAAGAAATATTACCTGTCCCATTTCAAGCGGATGCAGAAGGGCATGAAGGAAACAGTGGAAACCTCTCCGATCCATCTGGACATGATCGACTGCCTGCGGGCCATCAATTTCAGGATCGCGGAGATCTCAAGCAACCTGGCCTTCGAAATCATCGGCAGCAAGAATTAG
- a CDS encoding flagellar motor protein MotB, giving the protein MIRKKGPEKSVNQDRWLITYADMVTLLVIFFIIMYSMSKVDRKKFDQMAESLRFNVFSAGEGGKNPVLPYSGKKLMELRNGKSEGTTFLEGTREMNFLVTTRELEAKNRQLALEYKQIQTIKGSLEQLLTGEVNALGVQLQVEERGLVVRLSSNIFFELGSSDLKPDGIAELSKIAGTIKDNNFQIMVEGHTDSLPINTSKFPSNWELSGARALNVLKFLMQNGPIPPERLAAIGYGEFHPLDPGDKSQNRPRDRRVDIVLIPPSKG; this is encoded by the coding sequence ATGATAAGGAAGAAGGGGCCGGAGAAATCAGTCAATCAGGACCGCTGGCTGATAACTTATGCCGACATGGTCACTCTGCTGGTGATTTTCTTTATCATCATGTATTCCATGTCCAAAGTCGATCGAAAAAAGTTCGACCAGATGGCAGAATCCCTGCGATTCAATGTTTTCTCTGCCGGCGAAGGCGGTAAGAATCCCGTTCTGCCATATTCAGGGAAAAAATTGATGGAACTGCGGAACGGAAAATCCGAAGGCACGACTTTCCTCGAGGGGACCAGGGAAATGAACTTTCTGGTCACTACAAGGGAACTGGAAGCCAAGAACAGGCAGCTGGCTTTAGAATACAAACAGATACAGACTATCAAAGGCAGCCTGGAGCAACTGCTCACCGGCGAGGTCAATGCCCTGGGTGTGCAGCTGCAGGTGGAGGAACGCGGCCTGGTGGTGCGACTCTCATCCAACATCTTTTTCGAACTTGGGAGCTCTGACCTTAAACCAGATGGAATTGCTGAACTGAGTAAGATAGCCGGCACGATCAAAGATAACAATTTTCAGATCATGGTCGAGGGCCACACAGACAGCCTGCCGATCAATACTTCAAAATTCCCTTCCAACTGGGAGCTGTCCGGAGCGAGAGCGCTGAATGTGCTGAAATTCCTGATGCAGAACGGGCCGATCCCGCCTGAGCGGCTCGCTGCCATCGGCTACGGCGAATTCCATCCGCTCGATCCGGGCGACAAATCCCAAAACCGCCCGCGCGACAGGCGCGTGGACATAGTGCTGATCCCGCCCAGCAAAGGCTGA
- a CDS encoding flagellar motor protein: MDLSSVIGFLVGFGGLWLGMTIEGADLSMYLNPSAFCISVIGTIGVSIASANASTTKNIFRIIRVAFRREDHKLLELISTMVSFTDKSRREGLLALEQDIDQLDNAFLAKGLQLVVDGIDPELVGSILQTEIDQMAERHKGGIDWFEAAGGYAPTLGICGTVLGMVEILGNLEHPEELGPMISVAFLATLYGISSANLLYFPLASKLRQKNREELIFHEVILQGVLAIQAGDNPRVVEEKLKAYLDPESRKSSADQEGLAEEEV; this comes from the coding sequence ATGGATCTGTCATCTGTAATCGGCTTCCTGGTAGGATTCGGCGGGTTGTGGCTTGGAATGACGATCGAAGGCGCGGACCTGAGCATGTATCTAAATCCTTCCGCCTTCTGCATTTCAGTGATAGGCACGATCGGAGTCTCCATCGCTTCAGCTAATGCGAGTACCACAAAGAATATCTTCAGGATCATCAGAGTCGCTTTCCGCAGAGAAGACCACAAACTGCTGGAATTGATCTCCACCATGGTCAGCTTTACGGACAAGAGCCGCAGGGAAGGGCTGCTTGCGCTTGAGCAGGACATCGACCAGCTCGACAATGCCTTTCTGGCTAAAGGCCTGCAGCTCGTAGTCGACGGAATTGACCCTGAACTCGTGGGCAGCATCCTCCAGACTGAGATCGACCAGATGGCTGAGCGGCATAAAGGTGGAATCGACTGGTTCGAAGCTGCAGGCGGCTATGCTCCGACCCTGGGAATCTGCGGAACAGTTCTGGGAATGGTCGAAATCCTGGGAAACCTGGAACATCCTGAAGAGCTCGGACCCATGATTTCAGTAGCATTCCTTGCCACTCTGTATGGCATCAGTTCTGCAAATCTTCTGTATTTCCCCCTGGCCTCGAAGCTCAGGCAGAAAAACCGGGAAGAGCTGATTTTTCACGAAGTGATCCTGCAGGGAGTATTGGCAATCCAGGCCGGCGACAATCCACGCGTGGTGGAAGAAAAACTGAAAGCTTACCTTGACCCGGAGAGCAGAAAATCCTCCGCAGACCAGGAAGGCTTGGCTGAGGAAGAAGTCTGA